A stretch of Arachis hypogaea cultivar Tifrunner chromosome 15, arahy.Tifrunner.gnm2.J5K5, whole genome shotgun sequence DNA encodes these proteins:
- the LOC112749368 gene encoding phenylcoumaran benzylic ether reductase Pyrc5: MATKSKILVIGGTGYIGKHIVVASAKEGHPTFALVRESSVSHPEKSKLIESFKSHGVTLVYGDLSDHESLVKAIKQVDVVISTVGGPQIADQFNIIKAIKEAGNIKRFLPSEFGLDVDRHHAVEPVVSFFGVKAKIRRAVEAEGIPYTYVSSNGFAGYFLPTLFQQNVTAPPRDKVVILGDGNVKSITVKEEDVATYTIKSVDDPRTLNKILYLRPPANALTFNELVSLWEKKINKTLERIYLSEDQILKSVQETPFPGNLMLSLGHSTLVKGDSANFEIEASFGVEASQLYPEVKYTTVDEYLNQFV, encoded by the exons ATGGCAACTAAGAGCAAAATCCTAGTGATTGGAGGCACAGGGTACATTGGAAAGCACATAGTTGTGGCAAGTGCAAAAGAAGGTCACCCCACTTTTGCTTTGGTGAGGGAGAGCAGTGTTTCTCACCCTGAAAAGTCAAAGCTCATTGAGAGCTTCAAGAGCCATGGAGTCACTCTTGTTTAT GGCGATTTAAGTGATCATGAAAGCCTTGTTAAGGCGATCAAGCAAGTTGATGTTGTGATCTCCACTGTAGGAGGACCACAAATAGCTGATCAATTCAACATCATCAAGGCGATAAAAGAAGCCGGGAACATCAAG AGGTTCCTGCCTTCAGAATTTGGGCTAGATGTGGATCGTCACCATGCCGTTGAGCCAGTGGTGAGCTTCTTTGGTGTAAAAGCGAAAATTCGGAGGGCGGTGGAAGCCGAAGGGATTCCTTACACTTATGTCAGTTCTAATGGTTTTGCTGGATACTTCTTGCCAACACTGTTCCAGCAAAATGTCACAGCTCCTCCCAGGGACAAAGTTGTCATTCTAGGAGATGGCAATGTCAAAT CAATTACTGTGAAGGAGGAAGATGTTGCTACATACACAATCAAATCAGTGGATGATCCAAGAACTTTGAACAAAATTCTGTACCTGAGGCCCCCTGCCAATGCTTTAACTTTCAATGAACTCGTTTCCTTGTGGGAGAAGAAGATTAACAAGACCCTTGAGAGAATTTACCTTTCAGAGGATCAAATTCTAAAGAGCGTTCAGG AGACTCCTTTTCCCGGGAACTTGATGCTGTCATTAGGCCACTCAACTCTAGTAAAGGGAGATTCAGCAAACTTTGAGATTGAAGCTTCATTTGGGGTGGAGGCTTCTCAACTTTATCCAGAGGTGAAATACACCACGGTCGACGAATATCTGAATCAGTTTGTTTGA
- the LOC112749370 gene encoding isoflavone reductase homolog A622-like — protein sequence MAGKSKVLVIGGTGHLGKYIVEASSKAGHPTFALVRESTVSHPQKSNLIESFKSYGVTLVYGDLSDHASLVKAIKQVDVVICTVGPSQVDDQLNIIKAIKEAGNIKKFLPSEFGVDADRNEAVEPAASFFEKKVKIRRTIEAEGIPYTYVISNGFARYYLATMSQENATAPPKDSIVILGDGNVKAIYVEEKDIAAYAIKTIDDPRTLNKSLYLRPPANVLTFNELVSLWENKINKTLHKIYVPEDQILKSIQESSFPRNMMLAVCHSLIVKGDCVNFDIEPSFGVEASELYPEVKYTTVDEYMNQFL from the exons ATGGCAGGAAAGAGCAAAGTCCTAGTGATTGGAGGCACAGGGCACCTTGGAAAATACATAGTTGAGGCAAGTTCAAAAGCAGGACACCCCACGTTTGCTTTGGTTAGGGAGAGCACTGTTTCTCACCCTCAAAAGTCTAATCTCATTGAGAGCTTCAAGAGCTATGGAGTCACTCTTGTTTAT GGTGATCTAAGTGATCATGCAAGTCTTGTTAAGGCAATCAAGCAAGTTGATGTTGTCATCTGCACTGTAGGTCCATCACAAGTAGATGATCAACTGAACATCATAAAGGCAATAAAAGAAGCTGGCAACATTAAG AAGTTTCTCCCATCAGAATTTGGGGTGGATGCGGACCGGAATGAAGCGGTTGAGCCGGCGGCGAGCTTCTTTGAGAAAAAAGTGAAAATTCGAAGGACGATCGAAGCCGAAGGAATTCCTTATACTTATGTAATTTCCAATGGCTTTGCTAGATACTACTTAGCAACAATGTCACAGGAAAATGCCACGGCTCCTCCAAAGGATAGTATAGTCATTCTAGGAGATGGAAATGTCAAAG CAATttatgtggaggagaaggacattGCAGCATACGCAATCAAAACAATAGATGACCCAAGAACCTTGAACAAATCTCTCTACCTAAGGCCCCCTGCCAATGTTTTGACTTTCAACGAGCTTGTGTCCTTGTGGGAGAACAAGATTAACAAGACCCTTCACAAAATTTACGTTCCAGAAGATCAAATCCTTAAGAGCATCCAAG AGAGTTCTTTCCCTAGGAACATGATGTTGGCGGTATGCCACTCACTAATAGTAAAAGGAGATTGTGTAAACTTTGACATAGAGCCTTCATTCGGGGTTGAGGCTTCTGAACTTTATCCAGAAGTGAAGTACACAACGGTCGACGAATATATGAATCAATTTCTCTGA